Proteins encoded in a region of the Marmota flaviventris isolate mMarFla1 chromosome 3, mMarFla1.hap1, whole genome shotgun sequence genome:
- the LOC139705225 gene encoding disintegrin and metalloproteinase domain-containing protein 32-like, producing the protein MEKASGNTMKNWLLGFYIGSPILIIVSIIVVVWKGVKKWFSKEEEFLSSEFKSGGSTHTYLSRSRTESSSQMDTSNDQ; encoded by the exons ATGGAGAAAGCTTCTGGGAATACTATGAAGAACTGGCTTCTAGGTTTCTACATTGGTTCACCTATTCTCATCATAGTAAGCATAATAGTTGTGGTGTGGAAGGGAGTGAAAAAGTGGTTTTCCAAAGAAGAGGAATTCCTAAGTAGCGA atTCAAATCAGGAGGAAGCACTCATACATACCTCAGTAG ATCCAGAACAGAAAGCAGCAGCCAAATGGATACTAGCAA TGACCAGTAA